The Paramisgurnus dabryanus chromosome 3, PD_genome_1.1, whole genome shotgun sequence genome includes a window with the following:
- the LOC135767354 gene encoding C-type lectin domain family 4 member C-like isoform X1, which yields MPENIYCNTISRTKTRSTSNYEHKQQFSDKRPDGCVVVLLVLLFLSLVANAVLAYLYFRNGIVGCEPVTNCSEPGTVDSHNSAHRDNIHDELNMWIHPEGIEDWTTANYCPEKNFIETWVKDRDKFYVLSNDIMNWNSSRERCQALGGDLVIISSKEEQSFFADRIGASQVLYWIGLTDSHMEGKWMWVDNTSLNENPGSFWTAPPDNFISAEYPDGEDCVVLNGRTKDALWGDVSCFREERRICELLCS from the exons ATGCctgaaaatatatattgcaATACTATTTCGAGGACCAAGACAAGATCAACAAGTAATTATGAAC ATAAACAGCAGTTCAGCGATAAGCGACCTGATGGCTGTGTTGTGGTTCTCCTTGTTCTCCTCTTCCTGTCTCTGGTGGCAAATGCGGTGCTTGCATATTTGT ATTTCAGGAATGGCATAGTTGGTTGTGAGCCCGTAACAAACTGCTCAGAGCCAGGTACTGTAGACAGCCACAATAGTGCGCATAGAGACAATATACACGATGAATTGAACATGTGGATCCATCCCGAGGGTATCGAAGACTGGACAACAGCAAATTACTGTCCAGAAAAAA ATTTCATTGAGACGTGGGTGAAAGACAGGGACAAATTCTATGTTTTATCCAATGATATAATGAACTGGAACAGCAGCAGGGAGCGCTGTCAGGCTCTGGGTGGAGATCTAGTGATCATCAGTAGTAAAGAGGAGCAG AGTTTTTTTGCTGACCGAATAGGCGCTAGCCAAGTATTATATTGGATTGGTCTGACCGATAGCCACATGGAGGGAAAGTGGATGTGGGTAGACAACACCTCATTAAATGAAAATCCTGG TTCCTTTTGGACAGCCCCTCCTGATAATTTTATATCAGCTGAATATCCTGACGGTGAAGATTGTGTTGTGTTAAACGGGAGGACCAAAGATGCATTATGGGGGGACGTTTCTTGCTTCAGGGAGGAAAGAAGAATTTGTGAACTTCTCTGTTCTTAG
- the LOC135767354 gene encoding C-type lectin domain family 4 member C-like isoform X3 — MPENIYCNTISRTKTRSTSNYEHKQQFSDKRPDGCVVVLLVLLFLSLVANAVLAYLYFRNGIVGCEPVTNCSEPGTVDSHNSAHRDNIHDELNMWIHPEGIEDWTTANYCPEKNFIETWVKDRDKFYVLSNDIMNWNSSRERCQALGGDLVIISSKEEQSFFADRIGASQVLYWIGLTDSHMEGKWISFWTAPPDNFISAEYPDGEDCVVLNGRTKDALWGDVSCFREERRICELLCS, encoded by the exons ATGCctgaaaatatatattgcaATACTATTTCGAGGACCAAGACAAGATCAACAAGTAATTATGAAC ATAAACAGCAGTTCAGCGATAAGCGACCTGATGGCTGTGTTGTGGTTCTCCTTGTTCTCCTCTTCCTGTCTCTGGTGGCAAATGCGGTGCTTGCATATTTGT ATTTCAGGAATGGCATAGTTGGTTGTGAGCCCGTAACAAACTGCTCAGAGCCAGGTACTGTAGACAGCCACAATAGTGCGCATAGAGACAATATACACGATGAATTGAACATGTGGATCCATCCCGAGGGTATCGAAGACTGGACAACAGCAAATTACTGTCCAGAAAAAA ATTTCATTGAGACGTGGGTGAAAGACAGGGACAAATTCTATGTTTTATCCAATGATATAATGAACTGGAACAGCAGCAGGGAGCGCTGTCAGGCTCTGGGTGGAGATCTAGTGATCATCAGTAGTAAAGAGGAGCAG AGTTTTTTTGCTGACCGAATAGGCGCTAGCCAAGTATTATATTGGATTGGTCTGACCGATAGCCACATGGAGGGAAAGTGGAT TTCCTTTTGGACAGCCCCTCCTGATAATTTTATATCAGCTGAATATCCTGACGGTGAAGATTGTGTTGTGTTAAACGGGAGGACCAAAGATGCATTATGGGGGGACGTTTCTTGCTTCAGGGAGGAAAGAAGAATTTGTGAACTTCTCTGTTCTTAG
- the LOC135767354 gene encoding C-type lectin domain family 4 member C-like isoform X2 — MPENIYCNTISRTKTRSTNKQQFSDKRPDGCVVVLLVLLFLSLVANAVLAYLYFRNGIVGCEPVTNCSEPGTVDSHNSAHRDNIHDELNMWIHPEGIEDWTTANYCPEKNFIETWVKDRDKFYVLSNDIMNWNSSRERCQALGGDLVIISSKEEQSFFADRIGASQVLYWIGLTDSHMEGKWMWVDNTSLNENPGSFWTAPPDNFISAEYPDGEDCVVLNGRTKDALWGDVSCFREERRICELLCS, encoded by the exons ATGCctgaaaatatatattgcaATACTATTTCGAGGACCAAGACAAGATCAACAA ATAAACAGCAGTTCAGCGATAAGCGACCTGATGGCTGTGTTGTGGTTCTCCTTGTTCTCCTCTTCCTGTCTCTGGTGGCAAATGCGGTGCTTGCATATTTGT ATTTCAGGAATGGCATAGTTGGTTGTGAGCCCGTAACAAACTGCTCAGAGCCAGGTACTGTAGACAGCCACAATAGTGCGCATAGAGACAATATACACGATGAATTGAACATGTGGATCCATCCCGAGGGTATCGAAGACTGGACAACAGCAAATTACTGTCCAGAAAAAA ATTTCATTGAGACGTGGGTGAAAGACAGGGACAAATTCTATGTTTTATCCAATGATATAATGAACTGGAACAGCAGCAGGGAGCGCTGTCAGGCTCTGGGTGGAGATCTAGTGATCATCAGTAGTAAAGAGGAGCAG AGTTTTTTTGCTGACCGAATAGGCGCTAGCCAAGTATTATATTGGATTGGTCTGACCGATAGCCACATGGAGGGAAAGTGGATGTGGGTAGACAACACCTCATTAAATGAAAATCCTGG TTCCTTTTGGACAGCCCCTCCTGATAATTTTATATCAGCTGAATATCCTGACGGTGAAGATTGTGTTGTGTTAAACGGGAGGACCAAAGATGCATTATGGGGGGACGTTTCTTGCTTCAGGGAGGAAAGAAGAATTTGTGAACTTCTCTGTTCTTAG
- the LOC135767354 gene encoding uncharacterized protein isoform X4, whose translation MPENIYCNTISRTKTRSTSNYEHKQQFSDKRPDGCVVVLLVLLFLSLVANAVLAYLYFRNGIVGCEPVTNCSEPGTVDSHNSAHRDNIHDELNMWIHPEGIEDWTTANYCPEKNFIETWVKDRDKFYVLSNDIMNWNSSRERCQALGGDLVIISSKEEQSFFADRIGASQVLYWIGLTDSHMEGKWMWVDNTSLNENPGQVIFFIFKSDMLKI comes from the exons ATGCctgaaaatatatattgcaATACTATTTCGAGGACCAAGACAAGATCAACAAGTAATTATGAAC ATAAACAGCAGTTCAGCGATAAGCGACCTGATGGCTGTGTTGTGGTTCTCCTTGTTCTCCTCTTCCTGTCTCTGGTGGCAAATGCGGTGCTTGCATATTTGT ATTTCAGGAATGGCATAGTTGGTTGTGAGCCCGTAACAAACTGCTCAGAGCCAGGTACTGTAGACAGCCACAATAGTGCGCATAGAGACAATATACACGATGAATTGAACATGTGGATCCATCCCGAGGGTATCGAAGACTGGACAACAGCAAATTACTGTCCAGAAAAAA ATTTCATTGAGACGTGGGTGAAAGACAGGGACAAATTCTATGTTTTATCCAATGATATAATGAACTGGAACAGCAGCAGGGAGCGCTGTCAGGCTCTGGGTGGAGATCTAGTGATCATCAGTAGTAAAGAGGAGCAG AGTTTTTTTGCTGACCGAATAGGCGCTAGCCAAGTATTATATTGGATTGGTCTGACCGATAGCCACATGGAGGGAAAGTGGATGTGGGTAGACAACACCTCATTAAATGAAAATCCTGGGCaagtcatattttttatttttaagtctgACATGCTTAAAATTTGA
- the LOC135767169 gene encoding C-type lectin domain family 6 member A-like isoform X3, with the protein MPENIYTNAQHNNYQQVTDDEYKIHAIDKRGVRCIAVLTVLLSLSLLVNVVLGYKYHNTDTNQGCELVTNISSPVSNTQTTKEVNKPSVSCSEDLLGKWVLNKDRFYVFHDEIRNWIDSRDHCQTLNGDLVIIKSKEEQDFLAQQIVKLDAPALHWIGLTDSQTEGVWLWVDNTPLNDNLSWWIFPPDNHPRDDPLGEDCAVLNGFSKGEKWGDISCSKKEKSICEIPCY; encoded by the exons ATGCCTGAAAATATTTACACTAATGCGCAGCACAACAACTATCAACAAGTAACAGACGATGAGT ataaGATACATGCGATTGATAAGAGAGGTGTTCGCTGTATTGCAGTTCTCACTGTCCTCCTCTCCTTGTCTTTGCTGGTTAATGTAGTGTTGGGATACAAGT ATCATAACACTGACACAAATCAGGGATGTGAACTAGTAACCAACATTTCAAGTCCAG TGTCCAACACACAAACAACTAAAGAAGTCAACAAGCCATCAGTGAGCTGTTCAGA AGATTTGCTGGGTAAATGGGTTCTGAACAAGGACAGATTTTATGTTTTTCATGATGAAATAAGGAACTGGATCGACAGCAGAGACCACTGTCAGACCCTGAACGGAGACCTGGTCATTATTAAAAGCAAAGAGGAACAG GATTTTCTTGCTCAACAAATAGTCAAGCTCGATGCACCGGCACTACACTGGATTGGCCTGACTGACAGCCAAACTGAGGGGGTGTGGCTTTGGGTGGACAACACCCCATTAAACGACAACCTCTC GTGGTGGATCTTCCCTCCTGATAACCATCCTAGAGATGATCCTTTGGGTGAAGACTGTGCTGTATTAAATGGCTTTTCAAAAGGAGAAAAATGGGGAGACATTTCCTGCTCAAAGAAGGAGAAAAGCATTTGCGAGATTCCATGTTATTGA
- the LOC135767169 gene encoding C-type lectin domain family 4 member C-like isoform X4, with product MPENIYTNAQHNNYQQVTDDELLGYKYHNTDTNQGCELVTNISSPVSNTQTTKEVNKPSVSCSDKDLLGKWVLNKDRFYVFHDEIRNWIDSRDHCQTLNGDLVIIKSKEEQDFLAQQIVKLDAPALHWIGLTDSQTEGVWLWVDNTPLNDNLSWWIFPPDNHPRDDPLGEDCAVLNGFSKGEKWGDISCSKKEKSICEIPCY from the exons ATGCCTGAAAATATTTACACTAATGCGCAGCACAACAACTATCAACAAGTAACAGACGATGAGT TGTTGGGATACAAGT ATCATAACACTGACACAAATCAGGGATGTGAACTAGTAACCAACATTTCAAGTCCAG TGTCCAACACACAAACAACTAAAGAAGTCAACAAGCCATCAGTGAGCTGTTCAGATAAAG ATTTGCTGGGTAAATGGGTTCTGAACAAGGACAGATTTTATGTTTTTCATGATGAAATAAGGAACTGGATCGACAGCAGAGACCACTGTCAGACCCTGAACGGAGACCTGGTCATTATTAAAAGCAAAGAGGAACAG GATTTTCTTGCTCAACAAATAGTCAAGCTCGATGCACCGGCACTACACTGGATTGGCCTGACTGACAGCCAAACTGAGGGGGTGTGGCTTTGGGTGGACAACACCCCATTAAACGACAACCTCTC GTGGTGGATCTTCCCTCCTGATAACCATCCTAGAGATGATCCTTTGGGTGAAGACTGTGCTGTATTAAATGGCTTTTCAAAAGGAGAAAAATGGGGAGACATTTCCTGCTCAAAGAAGGAGAAAAGCATTTGCGAGATTCCATGTTATTGA
- the LOC135767169 gene encoding C-type lectin domain family 6 member A-like isoform X1, producing MPENIYTNAQHNNYQQVTDDEYKIHAIDKRGVRCIAVLTVLLSLSLLVNVVLGYKYHNTDTNQGCELVTNISSPVSNTQTTKEVNKPSVSCSDKDLLGKWVLNKDRFYVFHDEIRNWIDSRDHCQTLNGDLVIIKSKEEQDFLAQQIVKLDAPALHWIGLTDSQTEGVWLWVDNTPLNDNLSWWIFPPDNHPRDDPLGEDCAVLNGFSKGEKWGDISCSKKEKSICEIPCY from the exons ATGCCTGAAAATATTTACACTAATGCGCAGCACAACAACTATCAACAAGTAACAGACGATGAGT ataaGATACATGCGATTGATAAGAGAGGTGTTCGCTGTATTGCAGTTCTCACTGTCCTCCTCTCCTTGTCTTTGCTGGTTAATGTAGTGTTGGGATACAAGT ATCATAACACTGACACAAATCAGGGATGTGAACTAGTAACCAACATTTCAAGTCCAG TGTCCAACACACAAACAACTAAAGAAGTCAACAAGCCATCAGTGAGCTGTTCAGATAAAG ATTTGCTGGGTAAATGGGTTCTGAACAAGGACAGATTTTATGTTTTTCATGATGAAATAAGGAACTGGATCGACAGCAGAGACCACTGTCAGACCCTGAACGGAGACCTGGTCATTATTAAAAGCAAAGAGGAACAG GATTTTCTTGCTCAACAAATAGTCAAGCTCGATGCACCGGCACTACACTGGATTGGCCTGACTGACAGCCAAACTGAGGGGGTGTGGCTTTGGGTGGACAACACCCCATTAAACGACAACCTCTC GTGGTGGATCTTCCCTCCTGATAACCATCCTAGAGATGATCCTTTGGGTGAAGACTGTGCTGTATTAAATGGCTTTTCAAAAGGAGAAAAATGGGGAGACATTTCCTGCTCAAAGAAGGAGAAAAGCATTTGCGAGATTCCATGTTATTGA
- the LOC135767169 gene encoding C-type lectin domain family 6 member A-like isoform X2, with protein MHENIYINAQNNNYQQVTDNKYKIHAIDKRGVRCIAVLTVLLSLSLLVNVVLGYKYHNTDTNQGCELVTNISSPVSNTQTTKEVNKPSVSCSDKDLLGKWVLNKDRFYVFHDEIRNWIDSRDHCQTLNGDLVIIKSKEEQDFLAQQIVKLDAPALHWIGLTDSQTEGVWLWVDNTPLNDNLSWWIFPPDNHPRDDPLGEDCAVLNGFSKGEKWGDISCSKKEKSICEIPCY; from the exons ATGCatgaaaacatttacattaatgcgCAGAACAACAACTATCAACAAGTAACAGATAATAAGT ataaGATACATGCGATTGATAAGAGAGGTGTTCGCTGTATTGCAGTTCTCACTGTCCTCCTCTCCTTGTCTTTGCTGGTTAATGTAGTGTTGGGATACAAGT ATCATAACACTGACACAAATCAGGGATGTGAACTAGTAACCAACATTTCAAGTCCAG TGTCCAACACACAAACAACTAAAGAAGTCAACAAGCCATCAGTGAGCTGTTCAGATAAAG ATTTGCTGGGTAAATGGGTTCTGAACAAGGACAGATTTTATGTTTTTCATGATGAAATAAGGAACTGGATCGACAGCAGAGACCACTGTCAGACCCTGAACGGAGACCTGGTCATTATTAAAAGCAAAGAGGAACAG GATTTTCTTGCTCAACAAATAGTCAAGCTCGATGCACCGGCACTACACTGGATTGGCCTGACTGACAGCCAAACTGAGGGGGTGTGGCTTTGGGTGGACAACACCCCATTAAACGACAACCTCTC GTGGTGGATCTTCCCTCCTGATAACCATCCTAGAGATGATCCTTTGGGTGAAGACTGTGCTGTATTAAATGGCTTTTCAAAAGGAGAAAAATGGGGAGACATTTCCTGCTCAAAGAAGGAGAAAAGCATTTGCGAGATTCCATGTTATTGA
- the LOC135767169 gene encoding uncharacterized protein isoform X5 → MPENIYTNAQHNNYQQVTDDEYKIHAIDKRGVRCIAVLTVLLSLSLLVNVVLGYKYHNTDTNQGCELVTNISSPVSNTQTTKEVNKPSVSCSDKDLLGKWVLNKDRFYVFHDEIRNWIDSRDHCQTLNGDLVIIKSKEEQDFLAQQIVKLDAPALHWIGLTDSQTEGVWLWVDNTPLNDNLSQVVDLPS, encoded by the exons ATGCCTGAAAATATTTACACTAATGCGCAGCACAACAACTATCAACAAGTAACAGACGATGAGT ataaGATACATGCGATTGATAAGAGAGGTGTTCGCTGTATTGCAGTTCTCACTGTCCTCCTCTCCTTGTCTTTGCTGGTTAATGTAGTGTTGGGATACAAGT ATCATAACACTGACACAAATCAGGGATGTGAACTAGTAACCAACATTTCAAGTCCAG TGTCCAACACACAAACAACTAAAGAAGTCAACAAGCCATCAGTGAGCTGTTCAGATAAAG ATTTGCTGGGTAAATGGGTTCTGAACAAGGACAGATTTTATGTTTTTCATGATGAAATAAGGAACTGGATCGACAGCAGAGACCACTGTCAGACCCTGAACGGAGACCTGGTCATTATTAAAAGCAAAGAGGAACAG GATTTTCTTGCTCAACAAATAGTCAAGCTCGATGCACCGGCACTACACTGGATTGGCCTGACTGACAGCCAAACTGAGGGGGTGTGGCTTTGGGTGGACAACACCCCATTAAACGACAACCTCTCGCAA GTGGTGGATCTTCCCTCCTGA